In one Polynucleobacter sp. JS-JIR-5-A7 genomic region, the following are encoded:
- the hemL gene encoding glutamate-1-semialdehyde 2,1-aminomutase yields the protein MSQNDVLFERAQKIIPGGVNSPVRAFRQVGGTPRFVTKAKGPYFWDADNKRYIDLIMSWGPMIVGHANPEVVEAVQKAAETSFSYGAPTEGEIELAELICAVMPSVEQVRMVSSGTEATMSALRLARGYTGRDLIIKFEGCYHGHADSLLVKAGSGLLTFADSTQNAPSSGGVPQDLVKHTLVLPYNDVEAIEAVFKKQGDQIAAVIIEPIAGNMNLIQPSKAFLTAIRNLTSKHGGVLIYDEVMTGFRVALGGAQSLQGIVPDLTCLGKVMGGGMPMAAFGGKKEIMSKLAPLGSVYQAGTLSGNPVAVAAGLKTLEIISREGFYECLTGQTQKLMAGLKHAADKANIPFAVDSIGGMFGFYFANAVPTSYEAVTKTDIEAFKKFFHLMLDAGVYLAPSAYEAGFTSIAHDNEVLNVIITAAEKSFQKLK from the coding sequence ATGAGTCAAAACGACGTTTTATTTGAACGGGCACAGAAGATAATTCCAGGTGGAGTGAACTCACCAGTTCGGGCATTTCGTCAAGTTGGGGGTACCCCTCGTTTTGTAACTAAAGCCAAAGGCCCCTATTTTTGGGATGCTGACAATAAGCGTTATATCGATTTAATTATGTCCTGGGGCCCCATGATTGTTGGTCATGCGAATCCAGAAGTGGTTGAGGCTGTTCAAAAAGCTGCTGAAACGAGTTTTAGTTACGGCGCCCCAACCGAAGGTGAGATTGAGCTAGCAGAGCTTATTTGTGCTGTGATGCCTAGCGTTGAGCAAGTGCGTATGGTCTCTAGCGGTACAGAAGCAACGATGAGCGCTTTACGTCTAGCTCGTGGCTACACAGGTCGTGATCTCATCATTAAGTTTGAAGGTTGCTATCACGGACATGCGGATAGTTTGTTAGTGAAGGCGGGTTCGGGATTACTGACTTTTGCGGACTCAACCCAGAATGCGCCATCTTCTGGTGGTGTACCTCAAGATTTAGTCAAGCACACATTGGTTTTGCCATACAACGATGTTGAGGCCATCGAAGCAGTATTTAAAAAGCAGGGCGATCAAATTGCTGCAGTCATCATCGAGCCGATTGCTGGCAATATGAATTTGATTCAGCCTTCAAAAGCATTTTTGACTGCGATTCGGAATCTCACGAGCAAGCATGGTGGCGTTTTAATTTATGACGAAGTCATGACCGGCTTTAGAGTGGCTCTTGGAGGTGCTCAGTCACTACAAGGTATTGTTCCCGACTTAACTTGTCTTGGAAAAGTCATGGGTGGTGGTATGCCAATGGCAGCCTTTGGCGGCAAAAAAGAAATCATGTCTAAGTTAGCCCCTTTGGGAAGTGTGTACCAGGCTGGCACTTTGTCTGGTAATCCAGTTGCTGTGGCCGCTGGCTTAAAGACTCTGGAGATTATTTCAAGAGAAGGTTTCTATGAGTGCCTGACTGGTCAAACTCAAAAACTCATGGCTGGTTTAAAGCATGCTGCAGATAAAGCGAATATTCCATTTGCGGTCGATAGCATTGGCGGCATGTTTGGCTTCTATTTTGCCAACGCCGTCCCAACCTCATATGAGGCTGTCACAAAAACTGATATTGAAGCTTTTAAGAAGTTTTTTCACTTGATGTTAGATGCAGGTGTTTATCTAGCGCCATCAGCATACGAGGCAGGCTTCACATCGATCGCACATGACAATGAAGTACTGAATGTGATTATTACTGCTGCTGAAAAATCATTCCAAAAACTGAAATAG
- a CDS encoding symmetrical bis(5'-nucleosyl)-tetraphosphatase codes for MSKIYAVGDIQGCAPSLKALVKKLPKQSKMIFLGDLVNRGPNSLGALRQLKALQESGRAECILGNHDLHLLAIDAGIRKTKSLDTVEAILKAPDRRELINWVRKRPMALSNGKLLAVHAGVLPQWDLQQAIECAQEVEKALRSKSYKEFLGNMYGNTPNKWSNSLKGYERLRVITNALTRMRFCTPGGQMEFESKEGLENGPKGYIPWFKVPMRKTRDTLIYFGHWSTLGLLRQHNVVGLDTGCVWGGKLTAMQISDNNKDMKKSEIIQVDGYDHPLRM; via the coding sequence ATGAGCAAGATCTATGCTGTTGGTGACATTCAAGGATGTGCGCCATCACTCAAAGCCCTCGTTAAGAAGCTTCCTAAACAATCGAAAATGATTTTTTTGGGTGATTTAGTTAATCGCGGTCCAAACTCGCTGGGTGCGTTACGTCAACTTAAGGCCCTTCAAGAATCCGGTCGGGCTGAATGCATTTTGGGCAATCACGATCTTCACCTTCTGGCAATTGATGCTGGAATTCGCAAAACCAAAAGCCTTGATACAGTGGAAGCAATTCTCAAAGCACCAGACCGCAGAGAGCTCATTAATTGGGTACGCAAGCGCCCTATGGCGCTCAGCAATGGAAAACTACTGGCCGTGCATGCTGGTGTTCTCCCACAATGGGATTTACAGCAAGCGATCGAATGTGCGCAAGAAGTGGAGAAGGCTTTACGTAGCAAATCCTATAAAGAATTTCTAGGAAATATGTATGGCAATACGCCCAATAAATGGAGTAACTCCCTAAAAGGCTACGAGCGCTTACGTGTCATTACCAATGCATTGACCAGAATGCGCTTTTGTACCCCAGGCGGACAAATGGAGTTTGAAAGCAAAGAAGGTCTAGAGAATGGTCCAAAAGGCTATATCCCCTGGTTCAAAGTTCCCATGAGAAAAACCCGAGATACCTTGATTTACTTTGGCCATTGGTCCACTCTGGGCTTACTGCGTCAGCACAACGTTGTAGGACTAGATACTGGCTGCGTGTGGGGAGGAAAACTCACCGCCATGCAAATCTCAGACAACAATAAAGATATGAAGAAGTCTGAGATTATTCAAGTGGATGGCTATGACCATCCCTTGCGAATGTAA
- a CDS encoding deoxyribodipyrimidine photo-lyase, with amino-acid sequence MQKALVWLRRDLRLYDNAALHHALKESKQVWLTFIFDTDILRPLIQGELDARGLKHDRRVDFIWQGLKQIDEELKKQGGGLIVRFGKPTECIPEIAQDLGVEAILTNHDYEPSAIARDEIIKTSLQKINIQFSSFKDQVIFEKKEILTNSNTVFSIFTPYKNNWLKTLQQKDLASYECSPKPGQIAAIPKKLDLPFPSLESMGFCPTGIEAYLPPGSEGGQAFLEDFLSRIDQYQMGRDFPAIKGVSYLSTHLRFGMLSIRGLVREAHRRMLAGSMGATIWLSELIWRDFYFMILANHPRLADGASFKPDYDNIAWEEGAHAKKLFKAWCEGKTGYPLVDAAMHQLNQSGYMHNRLRMVVASFLTKDLGIDWRWGEAYFAEHLNDFELSSNNGGWQWASSSGCDAQPYFRIFNPITQSEKFDPEGKFIRRYLPQLEKLSKKSIHAPWKAGHIELEAAGIALGRDYPLPVVDHDEARKKTLVRYSVVKKVS; translated from the coding sequence ATGCAAAAAGCTCTTGTTTGGCTCCGACGTGACCTCCGCTTATACGACAATGCGGCGCTTCATCACGCCTTAAAAGAAAGTAAGCAAGTCTGGCTGACTTTTATCTTTGATACAGATATTCTCAGACCTCTGATTCAAGGTGAACTCGATGCTAGAGGCTTGAAACATGACCGTCGAGTCGATTTCATCTGGCAAGGCTTAAAACAGATAGATGAAGAGCTTAAAAAACAAGGTGGCGGTCTTATCGTTCGCTTCGGAAAGCCAACTGAATGTATCCCTGAAATTGCTCAAGACTTAGGGGTTGAAGCTATATTGACTAATCATGACTATGAGCCCTCTGCCATCGCTCGAGATGAAATTATTAAGACTTCGTTACAAAAAATAAATATTCAGTTTTCCAGCTTTAAGGACCAAGTCATTTTTGAGAAAAAAGAAATTCTCACTAATTCAAATACTGTTTTTTCTATCTTTACACCCTATAAAAACAATTGGCTAAAAACGCTTCAACAAAAAGATCTTGCCTCTTATGAATGTAGCCCTAAGCCAGGGCAAATTGCTGCTATTCCTAAAAAATTAGACTTGCCATTCCCCTCGCTAGAATCTATGGGCTTTTGCCCTACCGGCATTGAAGCTTATCTTCCACCCGGATCTGAAGGCGGACAGGCATTCTTGGAAGACTTTCTCTCGCGAATTGATCAGTACCAAATGGGGAGAGATTTTCCAGCCATCAAGGGCGTGAGCTACCTCTCTACCCATTTACGCTTTGGCATGCTCTCGATTCGGGGCCTAGTACGCGAGGCCCATCGCAGAATGCTGGCAGGCAGCATGGGTGCTACCATTTGGCTGAGTGAGCTCATTTGGAGAGATTTTTATTTCATGATTCTGGCCAATCACCCACGTCTGGCTGATGGTGCTTCATTCAAACCAGACTATGACAATATTGCTTGGGAAGAAGGTGCTCATGCTAAAAAATTATTTAAGGCCTGGTGCGAAGGTAAAACTGGCTACCCATTAGTTGATGCAGCAATGCATCAACTCAATCAAAGTGGTTATATGCACAATCGCCTGCGCATGGTAGTGGCGAGCTTTTTGACGAAAGACTTAGGAATTGATTGGCGTTGGGGTGAAGCCTATTTTGCAGAACATCTCAATGACTTTGAGCTCTCATCCAATAATGGCGGCTGGCAATGGGCGTCTTCTTCAGGTTGCGATGCCCAACCCTACTTCCGGATCTTTAACCCCATTACTCAATCAGAAAAGTTTGATCCAGAAGGAAAATTTATACGCCGTTACTTGCCGCAATTGGAAAAACTTTCTAAGAAATCGATTCATGCCCCATGGAAAGCAGGTCATATTGAGCTTGAGGCTGCAGGCATCGCACTGGGACGAGACTATCCGCTACCTGTAGTTGATCACGACGAGGCACGCAAGAAGACCTTAGTGCGTTATAGCGTTGTTAAAAAAGTCAGCTAG
- a CDS encoding YdcF family protein — protein sequence MMDSIFFILSKVVQLCIEPLNWVITFVFLSLLFLALRKLDLCKRFLILALLDLLIVGWLPTSELGLRSLEDAVPKTSLVNLAGNDIGGIIILGGAIEGGEIALDRGEVSIGSAAERVTKAFELIRKYPDLPFIFSGYSGRINPRGPSEAEAFKQLVTEQGLSEKMAHYENQSRNTYENVLYMKPMIEEFGLKNAAGASKPWLLITSASHMYRSVKIFEKQGIDVLPLPVDYQTTNSIPWTSFNLGVGADNWNNLLHELVGIFAY from the coding sequence ATGATGGATTCGATCTTTTTTATTCTTTCGAAGGTGGTGCAGCTCTGCATAGAGCCACTGAATTGGGTCATCACTTTTGTTTTTCTGAGCTTACTATTTCTAGCCCTCAGAAAGCTCGACTTGTGTAAACGCTTCTTGATACTGGCTTTACTGGATCTCCTGATAGTGGGGTGGCTACCGACCTCTGAGTTAGGCTTAAGGAGTCTTGAGGATGCCGTTCCTAAAACGTCTTTAGTAAATCTTGCGGGAAATGATATTGGCGGGATCATCATTTTAGGTGGTGCGATTGAGGGTGGAGAAATCGCACTTGATCGCGGAGAAGTATCTATTGGCTCTGCTGCAGAACGTGTCACCAAAGCTTTTGAGCTCATTCGAAAGTATCCAGACCTACCTTTTATTTTCAGCGGTTACTCAGGTCGCATTAATCCAAGAGGGCCTTCTGAAGCTGAGGCATTCAAGCAATTGGTTACCGAGCAGGGATTGAGTGAAAAGATGGCGCACTACGAAAATCAGTCGCGAAATACCTATGAGAATGTTCTTTATATGAAGCCCATGATTGAAGAATTCGGCCTAAAGAATGCGGCTGGAGCCTCAAAGCCTTGGCTACTGATTACCTCTGCTAGTCATATGTATCGATCGGTCAAGATATTTGAAAAACAAGGTATTGATGTCTTGCCTTTACCAGTGGATTACCAGACAACAAATAGCATTCCATGGACATCATTTAATCTTGGTGTAGGCGCTGATAATTGGAATAACTTGCTGCATGAGCTAGTTGGTATATTTGCCTACTGA
- a CDS encoding YqgE/AlgH family protein: MPGMVDPNFANSVIYLFEHNERGAMGLVVNKPTEVDLATLFDKIELKLEIAPLLEQPVYFGGPVQVERGFVLHESNPHLAYSSSLIIPGGLTMTTSKDVLEAVAIGNGPRKFLMTLGYAGWGAGQLEEEIILNGWMNVPLSREQMIEIIFNTPSTQRYEKTMSHLGFDLASLSGEAGHA; the protein is encoded by the coding sequence ATGCCGGGCATGGTAGACCCTAACTTTGCAAACTCTGTCATCTATTTATTTGAGCATAACGAACGAGGTGCGATGGGTTTGGTAGTGAACAAGCCCACTGAAGTTGATTTGGCAACTTTGTTTGACAAGATTGAACTTAAACTTGAAATCGCACCCTTGCTGGAGCAGCCTGTTTATTTCGGTGGCCCTGTTCAGGTAGAGCGTGGATTCGTTCTCCATGAGTCCAACCCTCATCTTGCTTATAGCTCCTCCTTAATTATTCCGGGTGGACTTACGATGACCACATCCAAAGATGTACTTGAGGCAGTAGCCATTGGCAATGGCCCTAGAAAATTTTTGATGACCTTAGGCTATGCAGGTTGGGGTGCTGGTCAGCTAGAAGAAGAGATTATCTTGAATGGTTGGATGAACGTTCCTTTGTCACGTGAACAAATGATAGAAATTATTTTCAATACACCATCGACTCAGCGCTATGAAAAAACCATGAGTCATCTCGGATTTGATTTGGCATCTCTTTCCGGTGAAGCGGGGCATGCCTAA
- the ruvX gene encoding Holliday junction resolvase RuvX, producing MNASLTEPITVIAFDYGTRRVGVAVGNSVTQAGQALKIIAAPNIDALFQEIQELIKEWQPQQLVVGRPVHPDGAEHEMTAKATRFGNQLHGRLNLPVAWVDERYTSAILEDDSKMRDNLDAHSAALILEQYFAERPLA from the coding sequence ATCAACGCTTCACTCACTGAGCCAATTACAGTAATAGCCTTTGATTATGGAACACGTAGAGTTGGTGTCGCAGTCGGAAATTCAGTAACGCAAGCGGGGCAAGCCTTAAAGATAATTGCTGCGCCTAATATTGATGCCCTCTTTCAAGAAATCCAGGAGCTTATAAAGGAGTGGCAACCTCAGCAGCTGGTAGTCGGACGCCCAGTGCATCCTGATGGGGCTGAGCACGAAATGACTGCTAAAGCGACCCGTTTTGGTAATCAATTGCACGGAAGACTCAATTTACCCGTTGCTTGGGTTGATGAGCGTTATACATCCGCTATTTTGGAGGATGACTCCAAGATGCGGGACAATCTAGATGCGCACTCTGCTGCTTTGATTTTGGAGCAGTATTTTGCGGAACGACCGCTGGCTTAA
- the pyrR gene encoding bifunctional pyr operon transcriptional regulator/uracil phosphoribosyltransferase PyrR, translating into MNAELLYGKLLEELHKRLQQGSFELAGLVIGGAWIAERLAKDLGLPHYGVINVAFHRDDYAEKGMTALKTASTMTTHLPFDVNGANIILIDDVLLTGRTVRAALNELFDFGRPAQVELMVLADRGNRELPVCANFVSEQVHISEKQILVLEKDTAGKFNFQLEEHE; encoded by the coding sequence ATGAACGCTGAACTGTTATACGGGAAATTACTCGAAGAGCTTCACAAAAGGTTGCAGCAAGGCTCTTTTGAACTTGCTGGCTTAGTAATTGGTGGTGCCTGGATTGCAGAACGCTTAGCCAAAGATTTAGGCTTGCCTCACTATGGCGTAATTAATGTCGCATTTCATCGCGATGACTATGCTGAGAAAGGAATGACTGCCTTGAAGACTGCTAGCACCATGACGACTCATTTACCTTTTGATGTGAATGGTGCCAATATTATTTTGATTGATGATGTATTACTGACCGGTAGGACAGTACGCGCAGCATTAAATGAGTTGTTTGACTTTGGTCGTCCTGCACAAGTGGAGTTAATGGTGCTGGCGGATCGGGGTAATCGTGAGCTTCCGGTTTGCGCAAACTTTGTAAGTGAACAAGTCCACATCTCCGAAAAGCAAATCTTAGTTTTAGAAAAAGATACTGCTGGTAAATTTAACTTTCAGCTTGAGGAGCATGAATAA
- a CDS encoding aspartate carbamoyltransferase catalytic subunit: MGSESSLVNQFNSAGELTHLLTLEGLPKEQILHILEIAQQFVSITNPSREVKKVPLLRGKSVFNLFFENSTRTRTTFEIAAKRLSADVINLDISTSSTAKGESLLDTIDNLVAMQADIFVVRHSVSKAPIEIAKHVPAHVHVVNAGDGSHQHPTQGLLDMYTMRHFKQNFKGLKVAIVGDIVHSRVAKSNIHALTTLGCEDIRAIGPESLLPSDLNMLGVKVFHSMEEGLKDVDVVMTLRIQKERMEAGQVPEGDAFFKQYGLTPARLALAKSDAIVMHPGPMNRGVEIDSAVADGPQSVILNQVTFGIAVRMAVMSIVAGN, translated from the coding sequence ATGGGCTCGGAGAGTAGCTTAGTAAATCAATTTAATTCCGCTGGAGAGCTCACCCACCTCTTAACCTTAGAGGGTTTGCCAAAAGAGCAGATCCTTCATATACTCGAAATTGCTCAGCAGTTTGTGAGCATTACTAATCCATCAAGAGAGGTAAAAAAGGTTCCTCTATTGCGAGGTAAGAGTGTCTTTAACCTCTTCTTTGAAAATTCTACACGCACTAGAACGACTTTTGAGATTGCCGCTAAGCGTTTGTCAGCTGATGTGATTAACTTGGATATCTCTACCTCTTCTACTGCGAAGGGTGAGAGCCTTCTCGATACGATTGATAACTTAGTTGCAATGCAGGCAGATATATTTGTAGTGCGCCACAGTGTTTCAAAAGCGCCAATTGAAATTGCTAAACATGTACCAGCACATGTACATGTGGTAAATGCCGGAGATGGAAGTCATCAGCATCCAACTCAAGGCTTGTTAGATATGTATACGATGCGTCACTTCAAGCAGAATTTCAAAGGCTTAAAGGTGGCTATTGTTGGTGATATTGTGCATAGTCGTGTTGCTAAATCAAATATTCATGCGCTAACAACCCTAGGGTGTGAAGATATTCGGGCCATTGGCCCAGAAAGCTTGTTACCAAGCGATCTCAATATGTTGGGCGTGAAGGTCTTTCATAGCATGGAAGAGGGCTTAAAAGATGTTGATGTAGTCATGACTTTGCGCATTCAAAAGGAGCGCATGGAAGCTGGTCAAGTTCCAGAGGGCGATGCTTTCTTTAAGCAGTATGGCTTAACGCCCGCACGTTTAGCGCTTGCGAAATCAGATGCAATCGTCATGCACCCAGGCCCGATGAATCGTGGTGTTGAGATTGATTCTGCTGTAGCTGATGGACCTCAGTCAGTCATCTTGAACCAGGTTACTTTTGGTATTGCAGTCCGTATGGCTGTGATGTCCATTGTTGCTGGCAATTAA
- a CDS encoding glycosyltransferase, which translates to MSAQPPVVGSKKRWLILSHGFNMDGRASSQTITDKIPYFLEAGIEPIIFSAITGMKDQRFPHHQYLAWGPAAFRFDFRHWIANQYGRGFIYKLLTRTVSILLAPLIGLEKLVLGYSSQWSWAMPAFIHGLKLFRAGKIDLIYSTGGAWSAHLAGLWLKKVTGLPLIVEVHDPLVIRKSPNDQGFSKPENRDAQFRQQLEMRICKTADLVWWFTDGALHYVKVRNSNLNTANNAHGFMLLPGAEPPGGLTAIKPHSYSGNLNLCHFGSLANDRSLSIILQALVPLITKYPEAKDLIRVHAYGAPLDSLTIDAVKTLGFEKILQAYGRLEKDPVTGKSGRERVIEKMQSADVLILLHGNDEWCAEYIPSKFYEYLWTGRPIWGITHRNTQLDEMLEDRGAYLSHEGDKVGIAMALERIWFDWNAKELIQPKWAPIGVDQAAYKILSEIQENI; encoded by the coding sequence GTGAGCGCTCAACCTCCTGTTGTGGGATCAAAAAAGCGTTGGTTGATTTTGTCTCATGGCTTCAATATGGATGGTCGCGCATCCAGTCAAACTATTACAGACAAAATTCCTTATTTTTTGGAAGCGGGTATCGAGCCTATTATTTTTAGTGCAATCACTGGAATGAAGGATCAGCGTTTTCCTCATCATCAATATTTAGCTTGGGGCCCAGCCGCATTCCGATTCGACTTCCGACACTGGATTGCCAATCAATATGGTCGCGGCTTTATTTATAAACTACTTACCAGAACAGTTTCTATCTTATTGGCCCCATTGATCGGTCTAGAAAAGTTAGTACTGGGGTACTCAAGTCAGTGGTCATGGGCTATGCCAGCATTTATTCATGGCTTGAAATTATTTCGTGCGGGCAAAATAGATTTGATTTATTCAACCGGTGGTGCATGGTCAGCTCATCTTGCTGGACTGTGGTTAAAGAAGGTAACAGGATTGCCACTGATAGTGGAAGTGCATGATCCGTTGGTAATTCGAAAGAGCCCGAATGATCAAGGTTTTAGTAAGCCGGAAAATAGAGATGCACAATTTCGCCAGCAACTTGAAATGAGAATTTGTAAAACCGCAGATTTGGTTTGGTGGTTTACTGATGGCGCATTGCACTATGTAAAAGTACGCAACTCTAATTTAAATACAGCAAATAATGCACATGGGTTTATGCTTTTGCCCGGGGCAGAGCCTCCTGGCGGGCTTACTGCCATAAAGCCCCACAGCTATTCAGGCAACCTCAATTTATGCCACTTTGGTTCATTGGCAAATGATCGCTCCTTATCCATCATATTGCAGGCATTAGTTCCGCTAATAACCAAATATCCTGAAGCAAAAGATCTCATTCGTGTTCATGCTTATGGTGCTCCTTTAGACTCCCTAACGATTGATGCCGTAAAGACTCTGGGATTTGAAAAGATTTTGCAAGCATATGGCCGCTTAGAAAAAGATCCGGTTACCGGAAAATCTGGACGTGAGCGAGTCATTGAAAAAATGCAGTCTGCTGATGTGTTGATTTTGCTTCATGGTAATGATGAGTGGTGTGCCGAGTACATTCCCTCAAAATTCTATGAGTATCTTTGGACTGGACGTCCCATTTGGGGAATAACCCATCGAAATACACAGTTAGATGAAATGTTAGAAGATCGAGGTGCCTACCTAAGTCATGAGGGGGATAAGGTAGGTATTGCGATGGCGCTCGAGAGAATCTGGTTTGATTGGAATGCTAAAGAGCTGATACAGCCTAAATGGGCACCAATCGGCGTGGACCAAGCAGCGTATAAAATACTGTCTGAAATACAAGAAAACATCTAG
- a CDS encoding DUF6492 family protein translates to MKDIVLYCKTYSRDFLRLKRLLKSIDQFNQDKIPFYISTPQDQRAELTAILGDVNYQWVSDESIIAANPKAPQGIEKTRSGGLSQQAIKSEFWRLGISENYVCLDSDCVFIKSFGRSDFLASDTNPYTVIYQNKEFFQLAANRNYAKVANNLRLEGDNVKALFGRVGPNYYCPCPPFIWSAKVWRSLDENYLTPRNLGFWDISTESHPETLLYLEALLNYRAIPLYPIEQLFRIYYYDWQFYLLRRQGEVQKKLANNYLGVIYQSNWESGLDYGSPKKSFLSRANKRIKSFLRYLQSYI, encoded by the coding sequence TTGAAAGATATAGTCCTCTATTGCAAAACTTACAGCCGAGATTTTCTTCGGCTAAAGCGCTTGCTAAAGTCGATTGATCAATTTAATCAAGACAAAATTCCTTTTTATATATCTACTCCCCAAGATCAACGCGCAGAATTAACAGCGATTCTTGGTGATGTGAATTATCAATGGGTATCAGATGAATCAATCATAGCTGCAAATCCAAAAGCCCCCCAAGGAATTGAAAAGACCAGATCTGGCGGCCTCTCTCAACAGGCAATCAAATCAGAGTTTTGGAGATTGGGTATCTCTGAGAATTATGTTTGCCTAGACTCTGATTGTGTTTTCATAAAATCATTTGGTCGATCAGACTTTTTGGCATCTGATACGAATCCTTACACCGTTATATATCAGAATAAAGAATTTTTCCAGCTAGCGGCTAATCGAAATTATGCGAAGGTAGCAAATAATTTGCGTTTAGAGGGAGATAATGTAAAGGCCTTGTTTGGTAGAGTGGGCCCTAATTACTATTGCCCATGCCCACCCTTTATTTGGTCTGCGAAGGTTTGGAGATCTCTTGATGAGAATTATTTAACGCCACGTAATTTGGGTTTTTGGGATATCTCCACCGAGAGTCATCCCGAAACACTCTTATATCTAGAGGCCCTACTGAATTATCGAGCTATTCCACTTTATCCGATTGAGCAATTATTTAGAATTTATTACTACGATTGGCAATTTTATTTACTACGTAGACAAGGTGAAGTCCAGAAAAAGTTGGCAAACAATTATTTAGGAGTGATCTATCAATCAAATTGGGAGTCTGGTCTTGATTACGGTTCACCCAAGAAATCTTTTCTTTCTAGAGCAAATAAGAGGATAAAAAGTTTTTTACGCTATCTTCAAAGTTATATTTAA
- a CDS encoding glycosyltransferase family 25 protein yields the protein MLINQQLIQVLVISLERSIDRRAKVVHEMEKISMSWSFLNAIDGSALKAPPLEYKTLKVKWLLGHELTPNEIGCYLSHKEAWKLCVDKNMPTLILEDDFVLVSNFQEIVAELLVNDDLWNFVRLQGLYNVPFQALGMVAGAELAKNLGDAVGATAYLIKPEIARQLIEASSEIYEPVDHFLEHYQKHGLDFLAIRPYPVDITRTKSTIDDRSEREPIKGVKKRIRSIARAIDRLFSPRPWFPKT from the coding sequence ATGCTAATCAATCAGCAACTCATTCAGGTATTAGTCATCTCTCTTGAAAGATCTATAGATCGTAGGGCTAAAGTTGTGCATGAAATGGAAAAAATTTCAATGTCATGGTCTTTTCTAAATGCTATCGACGGCTCTGCTTTAAAAGCCCCCCCTCTCGAATATAAGACTCTTAAGGTTAAGTGGTTACTAGGTCATGAATTAACACCTAATGAAATTGGGTGCTATTTATCTCACAAAGAGGCGTGGAAGCTCTGCGTCGATAAAAATATGCCAACGCTTATACTTGAAGATGACTTTGTATTGGTTTCCAATTTTCAGGAGATAGTTGCTGAGTTATTAGTTAATGATGATCTATGGAATTTTGTAAGGCTGCAGGGTTTGTACAATGTTCCTTTTCAAGCTTTGGGCATGGTGGCCGGAGCTGAACTTGCTAAGAATTTGGGTGATGCTGTGGGTGCTACTGCGTATCTGATAAAGCCTGAAATTGCTAGGCAACTCATTGAAGCTTCTTCTGAGATTTACGAACCTGTTGACCACTTTTTAGAACACTATCAAAAACATGGATTGGACTTTTTGGCTATCAGACCCTATCCAGTTGATATTACGCGTACTAAGTCGACAATTGATGATCGTAGTGAGCGCGAGCCAATCAAGGGTGTTAAAAAACGTATCCGCTCAATAGCCAGAGCTATAGATCGCCTTTTTAGTCCCCGTCCTTGGTTCCCTAAGACTTAG